Proteins encoded together in one Myxococcales bacterium window:
- a CDS encoding DUF2505 family protein, with protein MAETTIVDEFECTEETYWTKCHFDPEYNRRLYLEQLKFPGWKLLETKTDGDKTTRRVHLDPPVGNLPGPVKKLIGDSFSYTEVGTYDKKTGRYTFTITPSTMADKTKTEGEIWCESIGEKKIKRYARIRVDVKIMMVGGLVEDKVMGDLKASYASAAPFTGAFVKAL; from the coding sequence ATGGCCGAGACCACCATCGTCGACGAGTTCGAGTGCACCGAGGAGACCTACTGGACGAAGTGCCACTTCGATCCGGAGTACAACCGCAGGCTCTACCTCGAGCAGCTCAAGTTCCCCGGCTGGAAGCTCCTCGAGACCAAGACCGACGGCGACAAGACCACCCGCCGCGTGCACCTCGATCCGCCCGTCGGCAACCTGCCCGGGCCCGTGAAGAAGCTCATCGGCGACAGCTTCAGCTACACCGAGGTCGGCACGTACGACAAAAAGACGGGCCGCTACACCTTCACCATCACGCCCAGCACCATGGCCGACAAGACCAAGACCGAGGGCGAGATCTGGTGCGAGAGCATCGGCGAGAAGAAGATCAAACGCTACGCGCGCATCCGCGTGGACGTGAAGATCATGATGGTCGGCGGCCTCGTCGAGGACAAGGTCATGGGCGACCTCAAGGCCTCGTACGCTTCGGCCGCGCCGTTCACCGGTGCGTTCGTCAAGGCGCTCTGA
- a CDS encoding DUF4349 domain-containing protein, whose protein sequence is MRTHTWMAVLGALVAFQSGCGMAAAEARPTRSAPAARPRGDVALAGSMPAPAEESDQRVAGNAEAPQGAPVPPPPPPPPPSPETKAPGADKKAEVAAAPGARDASMIVYTATLTMAVYQVQPNLTAVERIAKEKGGFLAIRGDNRITVRVPRERFEDALGAIEKVGDVLHRDVTAEDVTDQYTDLEIRIKNARAMQTRLKQLLEKAAVKEALDIEKELARVTEELELMEGKLKLLKDKIAYSTITVVFEGRGAALSGAQKVRLPFPWLGQLGLVNLLRLEEEKP, encoded by the coding sequence ATGCGCACGCACACATGGATGGCCGTCTTGGGGGCGCTCGTCGCGTTCCAGAGCGGCTGCGGAATGGCCGCCGCCGAGGCGAGGCCGACCCGATCGGCGCCCGCCGCGCGACCTCGGGGGGACGTCGCACTCGCCGGGTCGATGCCCGCACCCGCAGAAGAGTCCGACCAGCGCGTGGCCGGCAACGCCGAGGCTCCCCAAGGTGCCCCGGTACCTCCGCCGCCCCCACCTCCGCCGCCCTCCCCCGAGACGAAGGCCCCCGGCGCCGACAAGAAGGCCGAAGTGGCGGCCGCCCCCGGCGCGCGTGACGCGTCGATGATCGTCTACACGGCCACGCTCACGATGGCCGTCTACCAGGTGCAGCCGAACCTCACGGCCGTCGAGCGCATCGCCAAAGAGAAGGGCGGCTTCTTGGCCATCCGAGGCGACAACCGCATCACGGTTCGGGTGCCGCGCGAGCGCTTCGAGGACGCCCTCGGCGCCATCGAGAAGGTCGGCGACGTGCTCCACCGCGACGTCACCGCCGAGGACGTGACCGACCAGTACACGGACCTCGAGATCCGCATCAAAAACGCGCGAGCCATGCAGACGCGCTTGAAGCAGCTCCTCGAGAAGGCCGCGGTGAAAGAGGCCCTCGACATCGAGAAGGAGCTCGCCCGCGTGACCGAGGAGCTCGAGCTCATGGAGGGGAAGCTCAAGCTCCTGAAAGACAAGATCGCCTACTCGACGATCACCGTGGTGTTCGAGGGGCGCGGCGCCGCGCTCTCGGGGGCGCAGAAGGTCCGCCTCCCGTTCCCGTGGCTGGGTCAGCTCGGGCTCGTGAACCTGCTGCGACTCGAGGAGGAGAAGCCATGA
- a CDS encoding serine/threonine protein kinase yields MRALHFVWILALALSAAACGRPFKVATAPGFVELEGQGNEGYAYRATSPEGVVVAVRVMEDEDRADVGFWTKSIVLQMRDVSGYALVRTVDVTSRDGTPGKRLELAHDEDGKPYIYWVTVYTAQGKLFIVEAGAPKDLFERSQASVEWTMKSVKVKCDTIVSPVLASRTCNRW; encoded by the coding sequence ATGAGAGCCTTGCACTTCGTATGGATCTTGGCGCTCGCCCTCTCGGCGGCCGCGTGTGGCAGGCCCTTCAAGGTGGCGACGGCCCCGGGGTTCGTCGAGCTCGAGGGGCAGGGGAACGAGGGGTACGCCTATCGAGCCACGAGCCCCGAGGGCGTGGTCGTCGCGGTGCGTGTCATGGAAGACGAGGACCGCGCCGACGTGGGGTTCTGGACCAAGTCGATCGTCCTCCAGATGCGCGACGTCTCGGGCTACGCGCTCGTGCGTACGGTCGACGTGACCTCACGGGACGGTACGCCCGGCAAGCGCCTCGAGCTCGCCCACGACGAGGACGGAAAGCCCTACATTTACTGGGTCACCGTCTACACGGCGCAGGGCAAGCTCTTCATCGTGGAGGCCGGCGCGCCGAAGGATCTCTTCGAGCGGAGCCAGGCCTCGGTCGAGTGGACGATGAAGAGCGTCAAGGTGAAGTGCGACACGATCGTCTCGCCCGTGCTCGCGTCCCGCACCTGCAACCGCTGGTGA
- a CDS encoding ADP-ribosylglycohydrolase family protein, whose translation MSLTHAERVEGGLLGLLVGDALGVPYEFHRPENLPPREALEMVPPQGFPRAHRGVPAGTWSDDGALALALLDSLLTCGALDLDDFARRMLAWFEEGAYTADGRVFDVGVQTSRAFRAILGGASPEVSGPSAERENGNGSLMRVLPLALFHDGPLEELVTLAERQSLPTHGHWRSRVSCAFYCVWARHELSGHTDGFARAAADLRRMYADSAERLEVLEFHLRPEDESPGGGSGYVIDTLRSSRDVLREPSFEAVVKAAVALGHDTDTTACVAGGIAGIRHGVQGIPARFREALAGERVYRPLLDRLLARVRAT comes from the coding sequence ATGAGCCTCACACACGCGGAACGGGTCGAAGGCGGTCTCTTGGGGCTCCTCGTGGGCGACGCCCTCGGTGTCCCGTACGAGTTTCATCGGCCGGAGAATCTGCCGCCCCGCGAGGCGCTCGAGATGGTGCCTCCACAGGGCTTTCCTCGCGCCCACCGCGGCGTGCCGGCCGGCACCTGGTCCGACGACGGGGCCCTCGCGCTCGCGCTCCTCGACTCGCTCCTCACGTGCGGCGCGCTCGACCTCGACGATTTCGCGCGGCGTATGCTCGCCTGGTTCGAGGAGGGCGCGTACACCGCGGACGGGCGCGTGTTCGACGTCGGCGTGCAGACGTCGCGGGCCTTCCGCGCCATCTTGGGTGGCGCGAGCCCCGAGGTCTCGGGCCCCTCCGCCGAGCGCGAGAACGGCAACGGGTCGCTCATGCGCGTGCTGCCCCTCGCGCTCTTCCACGACGGGCCCCTCGAGGAGCTCGTCACGTTGGCCGAGCGTCAGAGCCTGCCCACGCACGGTCATTGGCGCTCTCGTGTGTCGTGCGCGTTCTACTGCGTCTGGGCGAGGCACGAGCTCTCGGGCCACACGGACGGCTTCGCGCGTGCGGCCGCCGACCTTCGCCGCATGTACGCCGACTCGGCGGAGCGCCTCGAGGTGCTCGAATTTCACCTCCGTCCGGAGGACGAGAGCCCCGGGGGAGGGAGCGGGTACGTGATCGACACCCTCCGATCCTCGCGTGACGTCCTCCGCGAGCCGTCGTTCGAGGCCGTGGTCAAGGCGGCCGTGGCGCTCGGGCACGACACGGACACCACCGCGTGCGTGGCCGGGGGGATCGCGGGCATCCGTCACGGCGTGCAAGGCATACCGGCACGGTTTCGTGAGGCCCTCGCGGGCGAGCGCGTCTATAGGCCCCTCCTCGACCGCCTGCTCGCCCGGGTACGCGCGACCTAG